In Daphnia magna isolate NIES linkage group LG5, ASM2063170v1.1, whole genome shotgun sequence, the sequence AAAAAGTAAAATTGATGTATtcttaaaatttgtttttgcttcCATAATTAGCTACACCTGACAACTCGCAAATGcatgttttcgttattttgaCAGCTCGGCATCGGCTGCTTGTGAAATCCGTTATTCGTTATCCGAAAGTGCAATAAACCCCGATTAAAACCCTTGTTTCCCTGCTTTGTGCTTGGTATTCTTGCTTCTTGTATTGCATAATCGCCGAAAATGGTAAGggtttaaagttttcttagagtACAGCCAAGAAATATTtgtcttattattttaaatcTATTAAATGCAGGCCAGACATTTTAAAGAACAAGATATTGCAGGTAAAACCATACATTGTCCATACTTTTGGTCTCTTGCTAACAGCTAGTACCATATTTCAGAGTTCAGAGACTGTTTTTCGCTGTATGCAAGAAACGATTATGTTGATAGCTTGGAAACATTAACGGTCATCATGAGATCCCTCAGGACAAGTCCCACACCACCTGAACTAAAGCTGTACATGAAAAAAGGGAAGATATCCTTTGCTGATTTTTTGGAAATCATGCATACTCATACTGTGAAAGAAAAGTCATCCAAGGATATCCAGGCAGCATTTAGAGCTGCTGATACAAGTGGCAGAGGTGTTATCTCCTACAAAGAGTTGCACCATATTCTCAATGGCTGGGGAGAGAAGCTCACAGCCAAAGAAGGTATCATCATATTCAACCTTTACTGTTGCAGGGAGCAATGGTTTCTAAAATGTATGTTTTCTAGTTGAACAAATTTTCCGTGAAGCACACATAAAGCCAAATGCACCAGTGAAATATGAAGATTTCATCAAGGTTGTTACCTCCCCAGTTCCAGACTAttattactaaaaaaaaaataaaaatttatgttaTTTTTACTTCAGCATTCCAATTAGTTTTATTAACTACTATCTTTAAAATAAGATAATGAACAAGTACAaggaaattgaatacaaggaaattttaattcattatAACTGCAAGccttattttaaaattttgtattgAAAAGTAAGCAAAACCATCATCTTTACAGCGTAATATTCATCTTAGTCCATGCACAAACCCCAACCACCAAAAGACAGAACCTCTAGGTAAGAACTAGCGCTTGGCATCAAAGTTGGTGGCAACATTACTTGACGAATTGCTTTTAGACACTCCTTGTCTTGCTTGGTTGATGACGAGAGCAAGAGCTTCTGGTTTAACTCCATTTTCACAAAGTCTGACACAGATGGCCAATGTTTCAGCATCCAATCCTGTATTAAGGAGCTTTGACAACTCCAGAAGAACCTGGAAAGCTTCTCGAGCAGCAACAGTTTGGTTGGACCCACTTCCAGCATTACTGCTAGTGCTTGCTCGAGTCGCAGATCCCATTTCTGAATTCTTTTTCATGAACGTGCAACAAAATCTTGTAtctaaattttcaaaaaaggaTGAAGGAACGTAAGATTCGCGTTAAGCAAGAGATTTCTAATTTAACATACAATCATACGCAATTATATCTACACATACGTGACTAACGTACCGA encodes:
- the LOC116923029 gene encoding calmodulin isoform X1, whose amino-acid sequence is MQARHFKEQDIAEFRDCFSLYARNDYVDSLETLTVIMRSLRTSPTPPELKLYMKKGKISFADFLEIMHTHTVKEKSSKDIQAAFRAADTSGRGVISYKELHHILNGWGEKLTAKEVEQIFREAHIKPNAPVKYEDFIKVVTSPVPDYYY
- the LOC116923029 gene encoding calmodulin isoform X2, coding for MARHFKEQDIAEFRDCFSLYARNDYVDSLETLTVIMRSLRTSPTPPELKLYMKKGKISFADFLEIMHTHTVKEKSSKDIQAAFRAADTSGRGVISYKELHHILNGWGEKLTAKEVEQIFREAHIKPNAPVKYEDFIKVVTSPVPDYYY